The following proteins come from a genomic window of Anopheles ziemanni chromosome 3, idAnoZiCoDA_A2_x.2, whole genome shotgun sequence:
- the LOC131287748 gene encoding uncharacterized protein LOC131287748: MALWNELNLIPPTPMTKVVSLKNIRADVLHLANTTVGMMEYFSSMKTFETAAAYVSRFCHVWKLPFRNMHGFQVMRRLNKTLLRIKGMNIFWDVHSFHEFLAADNYMGKEVKLPVRSNLEYLLVRLQGLIKLFIRVVYLTKDAASYQLKLINMAFFLSQNSIFLASMGELWSLARDACRKLNEFYTGLLAGLRILPESDEPWLPNGYNLPASLAKWLGSEWAQEIVSNANLPAIDMRKEATLMTLMNAREDGDEGVALEKIKSIVVNVDKKAKKQETPERRVKIPKRLSLADLPTDVEEVVSTKDIAAVVTPAKRKLGSAKSTLKTGSVGEAVDTTVRPAKQPRRFDASMLDGLKSKFNVKQFIEEERAKRSDKLKQPITWRVSEDEFTDFYARLMKDLNRLSSGDFVSFFKKEFVQMVGEE, encoded by the exons ATGGCGTTGTGGAACGAACTGAATCTTATTCCCCCTACGCCTATGACTAAAGTAGtttcattgaaaaacataCGAGCTG ATGTACTCCACTTAGCAAATACGACTGTTGGCATGATGGAGTATTTTTCGTCGATGAAAACGTTCGAAACAGCCGCTGCATACGTTTCTCGGTTTTGCCATGTGTGGAAGTTGCCGTTTCGGAACATGCACGGATTTCAAGTGATGCGACGACTAAACAAAACCCTACTCCGTATCAAGGGTATGAACATTTTTTGGGATGTCCATAGCTTCCACGAGTTTCTTGCCGCAGACAACTACATGGGGAAGGAAGTAAAGCTTCCTGTTCGTTCAAATCTGGAATACTTGCTCGTACGGCTACAAGGACTGATCAAACTGTTTATACGTGTCGTCTACCTCACTAAAGATGCTGCAAGCTATCAGTTAAAATTGATCAATATGGCTTTCTTCCTCTCTCAAAACTCAATCTTTCTCGCGTCGATGGGCGAGCTGTGGTCATTGGCGCGTGATGCATGTCGAAAGCTGAATGAATTTTACACCGGCTTACTCGCAGGCCTTCGCATTCTTCCCGAATCCGACGAGCCCTGGTTACCGAACGGTTATAACCTTCCAGCCAGCTTAGCAAAGTGGCTCGGCAGCGAGTGGGCACAGGAAATAGTCTCGAATGCTAATTTACCCGCTATTGACATGCGTAAGGAAGCGACGCTGATGACTCTTATGAACGCGAGGGAAGACGGAGATGAAGGTGTGGCACTCGAAAAAATAAAGAGCATCGTGGTAAATGTGGATAAAAAGGCCAAAAAACAGGAGACACCAGAGCGAAGAGTTAAAATACCGAAACGTTTGTCATTGGCTGACTTACCAACCGACGTTGAGGAGGTGGTCTCCACAAAGGATATAGCTGCGGTTGTTACTCCGGCGAAGAGAAAACTGGGATCAGCAAAATCGACTTTGAAAACTGGTTCCGTCGGGGAGGCGGTAGATACAACTGTTCGTCCTGCGAAGCAACCTCGCCGCTTCGATGCGAGCATGCTAGACGGTCTTAAATCCAAGTTCAATGTGAAACAATTTATCGAAGAAGAGCGTGCTAAGCGTAGCGACAAGCTCAAACAGCCGATAACCTGGAGAGTTTCCGAAGATGAATTTACTGACTTTTACGCGCGTCTGATGAAAGATTTGAATCGGCTATCATCGGGCGATTTTGTGAGCTTCTTTAAAAAAGAATTTGTACAAATGGTTGGGGAAGAGTAA
- the LOC131289896 gene encoding 26S proteasome regulatory subunit 4 gives MGQNQSAGSGGDKKDDKDKKKKYEPPIPTRVGKKKRKAKGPDAALKLPQVTPHTRCRLKLLKLERIKDYLLMEEEFIRNQERLKPQEEKNEEERSKVDDLRGSPMSVGTLEEIIDDNHAIVSTSVGSEHYVSILSFVDKDQLEPGCSVLLNHKVHAVVGVLGDDTDPMVTVMKLEKAPQETYADIGGLDTQIQEIKESVELPLTHPEYYEEMGIKPPKGVILYGAPGTGKTLLAKAVANQTSATFLRVVGSELIQKYLGDGPKLVRELFRVAEEHAPSIVFIDEIDAVGTKRYDSNSGGEREIQRTMLELLNQLDGFDSRGDVKVIMATNRIETLDPALIRPGRIDRKIEFPLPDEKTKRRIFNIHTARMTLAEDVNLSELIMAKDDLSGADIKAICTEAGLMALRERRMKVTNEDFKKSKESVLYRKKEGTPEGLYM, from the coding sequence ATGGGACAAAATCAGTCTGCTGGCAGCGGAGGCGATAAAAAGGATGATaaggacaaaaagaaaaagtacgaGCCTCCGATTCCGACGAGGGTCGGTAAAAAGAAGCGCAAGGCAAAGGGACCCGATGCAGCGCTGAAGCTGCCCCAAGTCACCCCACACACCCGCTGCCGGTTGAAGCTACTGAAGCTGGAGCGCATCAAGGATTATCTGCTGATGGAGGAGGAGTTCATCCGCAACCAGGAAAGACTGAAGCCACAGGAAGAGAAGAACGAGGAGGAACGCTCGAAGGTGGACGACCTGCGCGGGTCGCCGATGTCGGTCGGAACGCTCGAGGAGATCATCGACGACAATCATGCGATTGTGTCCACCTCGGTGGGTAGCGAGCACTACGTCAGCATTCTGTCCTTCGTGGACAAGGATCAGCTGGAACCGGGCTGCTCGGTGCTGCTCAACCACAAGGTGCATGCGGTGGTCGGAGTGCTTGGTGACGACACGGATCCGATGGTGACGGTGATGAAGCTCGAGAAGGCACCGCAAGAAACGTACGCCGACATCGGAGGGCTTGACACACAGATTCAGGAGATCAAAGAGTCGGTAGAACTCCCGCTGACGCATCCGGAATACTATGAGGAAATGGGCATCAAACCTCCGAAGGGCGTCATTCTGTACGGAGCTCCGGGAACGGGTAAAACTCTTCTGGCCAAGGCTGTCGCGAACCAAACGTCCGCTACGTTCCTGCGAGTTGTGGGCTCGGAGCTGATCCAGAAATATCTCGGCGATGGACCGAAGCTCGTGCGCGAGCTGTTCCGTGTGGCCGAAGAACACGCTCCCTCGATTGTGTTCATCGATGAAATCGACGCCGTGGGCACTAAACGGTACGATTCCAACTCCGGTGGAGAGCGCGAAATTCAACGTACGATGTTGGAGCTGCTCAACCAGCTGGATGGGTTCGATTCGCGTGGGGATGTGAAGGTGATCATGGCTACAAACCGTATCGAGACTCTCGACCCCGCCTTGATCCGTCCTGGGCGTATCGATCGAAAGATCGAGTTTCCGCTCCCCGATGAGAAGACGAAACGGCGCATTTTCAACATCCACACTGCACGCATGACGCTGGCCGAGGACGTGAATCTTTCGGAGCTGATCATGGCCAAGGATGACTTGTCCGGAGCGGACATCAAGGCGATCTGTACGGAGGCAGGATTAATGGCACTGAGAGAGCGCCGTATGAAGGTCACCAACGAGGATTTTAAGAAGTCGAAGGAAAGCGTCCTGTAccggaagaaggaaggaacgCCAGAGGGATTGTATATGTAG
- the LOC131287794 gene encoding small ribosomal subunit protein bS6m: protein MPTYELSLILRQMSRPDMVATLKRTATAIFDKGGIIRKLDNLGTKPLPFKTSSHGLVHRTGSYFVFKFDTPPTAIDDLDEEYGRDVDIVRKRIYRADVSQQEEITCTLHDELLPPAYRKDVQKMVATAERNKTKKVFQYNTGLDYYPFQK from the exons ATGCCTACCTATGAACTATCGTTAATTTTACGCCAAATGTCCAGG CCGGATATGGTAGCCACCCTGAAGCGCACTGCGACGGCAATATTCGACAAAGGCGGAATCATCCGGAAGCTAGACAACCTGGGCACCAAACCATTGCCCTTCAAAACGAGCTCACACGGACTGGTGCACCGGACGGGCTCGTATTTTGTGTTCAAATTTGATACCCCGCCGACGGCCATTGATGACCTAGACGAAGAGTACGGGCGAGACGTCGACATTGTCCGAAAGCGCATCTACCGGGCCGACGTGTCGCAACAGGAAGAGATTACCTGCACACTGCACGACGAATTGCTTCCGCCAGCTTACCGGAAGGATGTGCAAAAGATGGTAGCGACCGCCGAGCGGAACAAAACGAAGAAAGTGTTCCAATACAATACGGGGCTTGACTATTATCCTTTCCAAAAGTGA
- the LOC131289428 gene encoding nibrin translates to MWYLTNKKTQHVYYLVAQPFGHTVGRVKTDLVISDDDSISRQHAMLLPDKDVIKLTDTGSRYGTYVNGNIAKIVCISKDQPTLLKVGDMVQFGRCASLWTVGRVSFRCLTSTLAMSNAFKALLQKLEAEVLPTFAGGVTHLIMPTISVTTKLLTCLVAQVPVVSPAYFEVVSACVAQGKTLPPVSDFVPTCLESDIKNDPQMFQPKSARSELFKDREFIFLSTTQGKQYETIIELAGGICRSAQREKIAKTHFVKPNVVTIKLKEAGPSQSQSQSLDSLDKQFTARGLRMIPEVEIGLAVLYASTEKYCNPSYKFAFNVEVCNEPEPLGTEDILAKNSMNSETVDGRRNVKIEQNTIPETEPSTDGSERAATFPSTMRNDVEFTCPKAIEPIASSSMQEPSGLRRSKRFPEKETSEGQGAHPDKDSFQEPKRPRRGTVTSPSKSIPKAKPTEVQKNDTPVTSVSDTVPVESAPQIVSSQPIAPSGFQAVKRQQPAAADADRPTSSTRASTRRRANILLEAEDDDLFNFDGIAPRKKPRTTVSTAPAPAVKNNSKSSAGDEDDLFSMDDNLPSQRRRGTSSRNTNTRPLPDSGVAPESNKTPPTDTIDTTDVSQKSNQTNSASISARYREFMKPVENSNIGWLSSSMSGFKLDGNDDDHESSTLSSSVKIKLEPHDSTDGMNGVMAAEDKRWIAGMSNIFQVQERSMNLVANLPPTHNDMLVGQDRSLCLPNGVRNFKAFVKKQNYKGQQTSVLLKLVCALDESQAA, encoded by the exons atgTGGTACCtgacgaataaaaaaacac AACATGTTTACTATCTGGTTGCACAGCCTTTCGGACATACGGTGGGTCGAGTAAAAACGGATTTAGTGATCTCGGACGATGACTCTATTAGTCGTCAGCATGCAATGCTACTGCCGGACAAGGATGTAATCAAACTAACCGATACCGGCTCCCGTTACGGGACCTACGTGAACGGTAACATTGCAAAAATTGTGTGCATCAGCAAGGACCAGCCCACGCTGCTGAAAGTGGGAGACATGGTCCAGTTCGGTCGCTGCGCCTCCCTCTGGACAGTAGGAAGGGTTTCATTTCGTTGCCTCACTTCTACCCTTGCAATGAGCAACGCTTTCAAAGCTCTACTGCAAAAACTAGAAGCGGAAGTGCTTCCCACCTTCGCTGGCGGAGTAACACACCTGATTATGCCGACTATAAGCGTTACCACCAAATTGTTAACGTGTTTAGTCGCCCAAGTGCCCGTCGTCAGCCCGGCGTACTTTGAAGTGGTTAGCGCATGTGTTGCTCAGGGTAAAACCTTGCCGCCGGTGTCCGATTTTGTACCGACATGCTTGGAAAGCGACATCAAAAACGATCCCCAAATGTTTCAACCGAAATCGGCGCGTTCCGAACTCTTTAAGGACAgggaatttattttcttaagcaCCACGCAAGGCAAACAATACGAAACCATCATTGAGCTGGCCGGAGGCATCTGTCGGTCGGCGCAGCGTGAGAAGATCGCCAAAACGCACTTCGTCAAGCCGAACGTAGTGACGATCAAGCTGAAGGAGGCCGGACCCTCGCAGTCGCAATCGCAATCGCTCGATTCGTTGGACAAACAGTTCACTGCTCGTGGCCTCCGCATGATACCCGAGGTGGAAATCGGGCTTGCCGTTCTGTACGCTTCGACGGAGAAGTACTGCAATCCATCGTATAAATTTGCATTCAACGTGGAGGTGTGCAACGAGCCGGAACCGCTCGGTACGGAAGATATTCTGGCAAAGAACAGCATGAACTCAGAGACAGTTGATGGGCGTAGAAATGTTAAGATCGAGCAGAACACCATTCCTGAAACGGAACCCAGCACCGACGGATCAGAAAGAGCCGCAACGTTCCCTAGTACGATGAGAAATGATGTTGAGTTCACATGCCCAAAGGCAATTGAGCCAATCGCCTCCTCTTCCATGCAAGAACCGTCAGGGCTAAGAAGATCAAAACGTTTCCCAGAAAAGGAAACGAGCGAAGGGCAGGGCGCCCACCCCGATAAGGATTCGTTCCAAGAACCGAAGCGTCCCCGACGTGGTACAGTCACTTCACCCAGTAAGAGTATTCCTAAGGCTAAGCCAACGGAAGTGCAGAAGAATGACACACCAGTTACAAGTGTTTCGGACACTGTTCCAGTGGAATCTGCTCCACAAATTGTCTCCTCTCAGCCGATTGCTCCTTCCGGATTTCAAGCGGTTAAGCGACAGCAGCCTGCAGCCGCGGATGCGGACCGTCCTACAAGCAGTACTCGAGCATCCACGCGTCGTCGTGCTAATATATTACTTGAAGCGGAAGATGATGATCTTTTTAACTTCGATGGAATAGCACCCCGTAAGAAACCGAGAACGACGGTGTCCACGGCGCCCGCTCCAGCggtaaaaaataattcaaaatcgTCTGCTGGCGATGaggatgatttgttttccatggACGATAATCTTCCTTCCCAACGGCGACGTGGAACAAGCAGCCGAAACACCAATACCAGACCACTGCCAGACTCTGGAGTTGCCCCTGAGAGTAACAAAACTCCACCCACAGACACTATAGATACCACTGATGTGTCCCAAAAAAGCAACCAAACCAACAGCGCCAGCATCTCTGCTCGTTATCGGGAATTTATGAAACCAGTCGAAAATTCCAACATCGGCTGGTTGTCCTCGTCGATGTCCGGTTTTAAGTTGGACGGAAACGACGACGATCATGAGTCATCTACGCTCTCGTCGTCAGTAAAGATCAAGCTGGAACCACACGACTCGACCGATGGAATGAATGGAGTGATGGCTGCCGAAGACAAACGATGGATTGCAGGAATGTCGAACATTTTTCAGGTCCAGGAGAGAAGCATGAATCTTGTTGCCAATCTTCCACCAACGCACAACGACATGTTGGTTGGACAGGATCGATCGTTGTGCTTACCGAATGGTGTGCGTAATTTCAAAGCTTTCGTTAAG AAACAAAACTATAAAGGCCAGCAAACCAGCGTCCTGTTGAAACTCGTTTGCGCTTTGGATGAGAGCCAAGCAGCATAA
- the LOC131288441 gene encoding 26S proteasome regulatory subunit 4 — translation MGQNQSAGSGGDKKDDKDKKKKYEPPIPTRVGKKKRKAKGPDAALKLPQVTPHTRCRLKLLKLERIKDYLLMEEEFIRNQERLKPQEEKNEEERSKVDDLRGSPMSVGTLEEIIDDNHAIVSTSVGSEHYVSILSFVDKDQLEPGCSVLLNHKVHAVVGVLGDDTDPMVTVMKLEKAPQETYADIGGLDTQIQEIKESVELPLTHPEYYEEMGIKPPKGVILYGAPGTGKTLLAKAVANQTSATFLRVVGSELIQKYLGDGPKLVRELFRVAEEHAPSIVFIDEIDAVGTKRYDSNSGGEREIQRTMLELLNQLDGFDSRGDVKVIMATNRIETLDPALIRPGRIDRKIEFPLPDEKTKRRIFNIHTARMTLAEDVNLSELIMAKDDLSGADIKAICTEAGLMALRERRMKVTNEDFKKSKESVLYRKKEGTPEGLYM, via the coding sequence ATGGGACAAAATCAGTCTGCTGGCAGCGGAGGCGATAAAAAGGATGATaaggacaaaaagaaaaagtacgaGCCTCCGATTCCGACGAGGGTCGGTAAAAAGAAGCGCAAGGCAAAGGGACCCGATGCAGCGCTGAAGCTGCCCCAAGTCACCCCACACACCCGCTGCCGGTTGAAGCTATTGAAGCTGGAGCGCATCAAGGATTATCTGCTGATGGAGGAGGAGTTCATCCGCAACCAGGAAAGACTGAAGCCACAGGAAGAGAAGAACGAGGAGGAACGCTCGAAGGTGGACGACCTGCGCGGGTCGCCGATGTCGGTCGGAACGCTCGAGGAGATCATCGACGACAATCATGCGATTGTGTCCACCTCGGTGGGTAGCGAGCACTACGTCAGCATTCTGTCCTTTGTGGACAAGGATCAGCTGGAACCGGGCTGCTCGGTGCTGCTCAACCACAAGGTGCATGCGGTGGTCGGAGTGCTTGGTGACGACACGGATCCGATGGTGACGGTGATGAAGCTCGAGAAGGCACCGCAAGAAACGTACGCCGACATCGGAGGGCTTGACACACAGATTCAGGAGATCAAAGAGTCGGTAGAACTTCCGCTGACGCATCCGGAATACTATGAGGAAATGGGCATCAAACCTCCGAAGGGCGTCATTCTGTACGGAGCTCCGGGAACGGGTAAAACTCTTCTGGCCAAGGCTGTCGCGAACCAAACGTCCGCTACGTTCCTGCGAGTTGTGGGCTCGGAGCTGATCCAGAAATATCTCGGCGATGGACCGAAGCTCGTGCGCGAGCTGTTCCGTGTGGCCGAAGAACACGCTCCCTCGATTGTGTTCATCGATGAAATCGACGCCGTGGGCACTAAACGGTACGATTCCAACTCCGGTGGAGAGCGCGAAATTCAACGTACGATGTTGGAGCTGCTCAACCAGCTGGATGGGTTCGATTCGCGTGGGGATGTGAAGGTGATCATGGCTACAAACCGTATCGAAACTCTCGACCCCGCCTTGATCCGTCCTGGGCGTATCGATCGAAAGATCGAGTTTCCGCTCCCCGATGAGAAGACGAAACGGCGCATTTTCAACATCCACACTGCACGCATGACGCTGGCCGAGGACGTGAATCTTTCGGAGCTGATCATGGCCAAGGATGACTTGTCCGGAGCGGACATCAAGGCGATCTGTACGGAGGCAGGATTAATGGCACTGAGAGAGCGCCGTATGAAGGTCACCAACGAGGATTTTAAGAAGTCGAAGGAAAGCGTCCTGTAccggaagaaggaaggaacgCCAGAGGGACTCTATATGTAA
- the LOC131287233 gene encoding adrenodoxin-like protein 2, mitochondrial, producing the protein MFRLAVTSRICLQLVRRELSTLQAPNAYVKFAPITSAFTSTRRAAHTTNGTVSPARSLSTSQPKLQSEEVEVTFVRANGERVKVKGKIGDSLLDVVVNNNIDFEGFGACEGTLTCSTCHLIFSKPDYDRLPEKPSDEELDMLDLAYELTDTSRLGCQITLSKDLQGLEVRVPATINDARS; encoded by the exons ATGTTCCGACTAGCGGTTACATCACGCATTTGTCTGCAGCTCGTCCGAAGGGAGCTTTCGACCCTTCAGGCGCCCAATGCTTACGTGAAATTTGCACCGATCACTTCCGCCTTCACCAGCACCAGAAGGGCAGCACATACGACAAATGGCACCGTCAGCCCTGCGAGATCGTTGTCTACATCCCAGCCCAAACTGCAAAGTGAAGA aGTTGAGGTGACATTCGTGCGAGCCAATGGGGAGAGGGTTAAAGTTAAGGGCAAGATAGGAGACTCACTGCTGGACGTGGTGGTGAACAACAACATCGATTTCGAAGGGTTCGGCGCCTGCGAAGGTACCCTCACCTGCTCCACTTGCCATCTGATCTTCTCCAAGCCGGACTACGATCGGCTGCCGGAGAAACCGAGCGACGAAGAGCTGGACATGTTGGATCTGGCGTACGAATTAACCGACACCTCGCGGCTCGGTTGTCAAATCACGCTGTCGAAGGACCTGCAGGGACTGGAGGTGCGCGTGCCGGCCACGATCAACGATGCCAGAAGCTAG